Proteins from a genomic interval of Pseudomonas anuradhapurensis:
- a CDS encoding RES family NAD+ phosphorylase produces MILWRISAYADLSGTGGLRVSGRWHQAGRPVVYAATSPAGAMLEVLVHLEIDPEDFPTTMRLLRIELPDTVSQAQLPALQPGWSTQTELTRGLGNRFLDDCSALLLPVPSAIMPRTINYLFNPRHPQAHSARLDVEDFTPDSRLF; encoded by the coding sequence AATCAGCGCCTATGCCGACCTGAGCGGAACCGGCGGTCTGCGTGTCAGCGGCCGCTGGCACCAGGCCGGGCGGCCGGTGGTCTATGCCGCCACCAGCCCGGCCGGTGCCATGCTCGAGGTGCTGGTGCACCTGGAGATCGACCCCGAGGATTTCCCCACCACCATGCGTTTGCTGCGCATCGAGTTGCCCGACACGGTATCGCAAGCGCAACTGCCAGCCTTGCAGCCCGGTTGGTCAACGCAGACCGAACTTACCCGCGGCCTGGGCAACCGCTTCCTCGATGACTGTTCGGCATTGCTGCTGCCGGTGCCCAGCGCGATCATGCCCAGAACCATCAATTACCTGTTCAACCCGCGGCATCCGCAGGCGCACAGTGCCAGGCTCGACGTCGAGGACTTCACGCCGGACAGCCGGCTGTTCTAG
- a CDS encoding cysteine desulfurase family protein: protein MPSAPLYFDYAATTPVDDRVIETMLACLGSQANFGNPASTGHAFGQAARQAVEQARQQVAERVGAQADALVWTSGATESNNLALKGIAQGLGQPGHLITSQLEHKAVLDTVAELERQGWAVTRLGADAAGLIQPAAVQAALRADTRLVSLMAVNNELGTLTDVAAIGQQVRAHGALLHVDAAQAVGKLAIDLNLMAVDLMSFSAHKVYGPKGIGALYVGPRARPLMCAQMHGGGHEQGLRSGTLATHQIVGMGSAFALAGQPGDSEYQRLEQLAGRLREGLLALPGVTLNGCARQRIPHTLNLCIDNPRFNSAALASELALSTTSACNSASNAASHVLLALGLDERRARNSVRLSIGRFSNAAEVEKAIEVFARVLAAAAAALW, encoded by the coding sequence ATGCCTAGCGCCCCGCTCTACTTCGACTACGCCGCCACCACTCCGGTCGACGACCGGGTCATCGAAACCATGCTCGCCTGCCTCGGCAGCCAGGCCAACTTTGGCAACCCGGCATCCACTGGCCATGCCTTCGGCCAGGCCGCCCGCCAGGCTGTCGAGCAGGCCCGTCAGCAAGTGGCCGAACGCGTCGGCGCGCAGGCTGACGCATTGGTCTGGACATCAGGCGCGACCGAGTCCAACAACCTGGCGCTCAAGGGCATCGCCCAAGGCCTCGGCCAGCCCGGGCACCTGATCACCAGCCAGTTGGAACACAAGGCCGTGCTCGACACCGTGGCCGAACTGGAGCGCCAGGGCTGGGCGGTTACCCGCCTGGGAGCAGATGCCGCCGGCCTGATCCAGCCTGCAGCCGTGCAGGCGGCGTTGCGCGCCGACACGCGCCTGGTGTCGCTGATGGCGGTCAACAACGAGCTCGGTACGCTCACTGACGTTGCCGCGATTGGCCAACAGGTGCGCGCCCACGGTGCCCTGCTGCACGTGGATGCGGCGCAGGCGGTAGGCAAACTGGCCATCGACCTGAACCTGATGGCCGTGGACCTGATGTCGTTTTCGGCGCACAAGGTCTATGGCCCCAAGGGTATCGGTGCACTCTACGTCGGGCCGCGCGCACGCCCGCTGATGTGCGCGCAGATGCACGGTGGCGGGCATGAACAGGGCTTGCGCTCTGGCACCCTGGCGACCCACCAGATTGTCGGCATGGGCAGCGCTTTTGCCTTGGCCGGCCAGCCCGGCGATAGCGAGTACCAGCGCCTCGAGCAGCTGGCCGGGCGCCTGCGCGAAGGCCTGTTGGCGCTGCCTGGGGTCACCCTCAATGGCTGCGCCCGCCAGCGTATTCCGCATACGCTGAACCTGTGCATCGACAACCCGCGTTTCAACAGTGCAGCACTGGCCAGTGAGCTGGCATTGTCGACCACCTCCGCCTGCAATTCGGCAAGCAATGCGGCCTCGCACGTACTGCTGGCACTGGGGCTGGACGAACGTCGGGCACGCAACAGCGTGCGCCTGAGCATCGGCCGTTTCAGCAACGCGGCTGAAGTGGAGAAAGCGATCGAAGTGTTTGCCAGGGTGCTGGCGGCGGCAGCGGCGGCTCTCTGGTAA
- a CDS encoding LysR family transcriptional regulator — translation MNLSKVDLNLFIVFDAIYTEANLTRAGQIVGITQPAVSNALSRLRETFNDPLFVRTAQGMVPTPMAQNIIGPVRNALALLRTSVQESRIFNPQQANKTFRISMTDLTEAVILPPLFQRLRRLAPAVLIESFLCKRRETTKELAAGRLDFAIDAPLNTDPQVRHIKLMQDRYVCALRQGHPLADSKLTLESYLGMTHIHISSRRNGLGYVDLALGKMGVQRKVALRSQHYLMASQVLQQTDMAMTVPERFARRHQLRYQPLPVEVPALETHLYWHESTDQDPANRWMREQITELCERVVAEEEKALAPA, via the coding sequence ATGAACCTCAGCAAGGTCGACCTCAACCTGTTCATCGTGTTCGATGCCATCTACACCGAAGCCAACCTGACCCGCGCCGGGCAGATTGTCGGCATCACCCAGCCGGCGGTGTCCAATGCCCTTTCGCGGCTGCGCGAAACCTTCAACGACCCGTTGTTCGTGCGCACCGCGCAAGGCATGGTGCCCACGCCCATGGCGCAGAACATCATCGGCCCGGTGCGCAACGCCCTGGCGCTGCTGCGTACTTCGGTGCAGGAAAGCCGCATCTTCAACCCGCAACAGGCCAACAAGACCTTCCGCATCAGCATGACCGACCTGACCGAGGCGGTCATCCTGCCGCCGCTGTTCCAGCGCCTGCGCCGCCTGGCACCGGCGGTGCTGATCGAAAGTTTCCTGTGCAAGCGCCGCGAGACCACCAAGGAACTGGCCGCCGGGCGCCTGGACTTCGCCATCGACGCGCCCTTGAATACCGACCCGCAAGTACGCCACATCAAACTGATGCAGGATCGCTATGTCTGCGCCCTGCGCCAGGGCCATCCATTGGCAGACAGCAAACTGACCCTGGAAAGCTACCTGGGCATGACCCATATCCATATCTCCAGCCGCCGCAACGGCCTGGGCTATGTCGACCTGGCCCTGGGCAAGATGGGCGTGCAGCGCAAGGTTGCCTTGCGCTCGCAGCATTACCTGATGGCCTCGCAGGTGCTGCAGCAGACCGACATGGCAATGACCGTTCCCGAGCGCTTCGCCCGCCGCCATCAGTTGCGCTACCAGCCCCTGCCGGTGGAAGTACCGGCGCTGGAGACCCACCTGTACTGGCATGAAAGCACCGACCAGGACCCGGCCAACCGCTGGATGCGCGAACAGATCACCGAGTTGTGCGAGCGCGTCGTCGCCGAGGAAGAGAAGGCGCTGGCACCGGCATGA
- a CDS encoding acyl-CoA dehydrogenase has product MDFAYSPKVQALRERVSAFMDAHVYPAEAVFERQVAEGDRWQPTAIMEELKARARAEGLWNLFLPESEYGAGLSNLEYAPLAEIMGRSLLGPEPFNCSAPDTGNMEVLVRYGSDAQKRQWLEPLLRGEIRSAFAMTEPDVASSDATNMAATAVRDGDEWVINGRKWWTSGACDPRCKVMIFMGLSDPQGPRHQQHSMVLVPTDAPGVKIIRPLPVFGYDDAPHGHAEVLFENVRVPYENVILGEGRGFEIAQGRLGPGRIHHCMRSIGMAERALELMCKRAVERTAFGQPLARLGGNVDKIADSRMEIDMARLLTLKAAYMMDTVGNKVARSEIAQIKVVAPNVALKVIDRAIQIHGGAGVSGDFPLAYMYAMQRTLRLADGPDEVHRAAIGKYEIGKYMPARKGHG; this is encoded by the coding sequence ATGGATTTCGCCTATTCGCCCAAGGTCCAGGCTCTGCGCGAGCGCGTCAGCGCGTTCATGGACGCCCATGTCTACCCCGCCGAGGCGGTGTTCGAGCGGCAGGTCGCCGAGGGCGACCGCTGGCAGCCCACCGCAATCATGGAAGAGCTCAAGGCCAGGGCCCGCGCCGAGGGGCTGTGGAACCTGTTTCTGCCTGAATCGGAATACGGCGCCGGGTTGAGCAACCTGGAATATGCCCCGCTGGCAGAGATCATGGGCCGCTCGCTGCTCGGGCCGGAGCCGTTCAACTGTTCGGCACCGGACACCGGCAACATGGAAGTGCTGGTGCGTTATGGCAGCGATGCGCAGAAGCGCCAGTGGCTGGAGCCGCTGTTGCGCGGCGAGATCCGTTCGGCATTCGCCATGACCGAACCGGACGTAGCGTCCTCGGACGCTACCAACATGGCGGCCACGGCTGTGCGTGACGGTGACGAATGGGTGATCAATGGCCGCAAGTGGTGGACTTCGGGCGCCTGCGATCCCCGCTGCAAGGTAATGATCTTCATGGGCCTGTCCGACCCGCAGGGGCCACGCCACCAGCAGCATTCGATGGTGCTGGTGCCCACCGATGCGCCCGGGGTGAAGATCATTCGGCCGCTGCCGGTGTTCGGCTATGATGACGCGCCCCACGGCCACGCCGAAGTGCTCTTCGAAAACGTGCGGGTGCCGTACGAGAACGTCATCCTCGGCGAAGGCCGCGGTTTCGAGATTGCCCAGGGGCGGCTTGGTCCGGGCCGTATCCACCACTGCATGCGCTCGATCGGCATGGCCGAACGAGCACTGGAACTGATGTGCAAACGCGCGGTAGAGCGCACCGCTTTCGGCCAGCCACTGGCGCGACTGGGTGGCAACGTCGACAAGATTGCCGACTCGCGCATGGAAATCGACATGGCCCGGCTGCTGACGCTGAAAGCGGCGTACATGATGGACACGGTCGGCAACAAGGTGGCTCGCAGCGAGATTGCGCAGATCAAGGTCGTCGCCCCGAACGTAGCGTTGAAAGTGATCGACCGGGCGATCCAGATCCATGGCGGGGCAGGAGTGAGCGGCGACTTCCCGCTGGCCTACATGTATGCCATGCAGCGTACCCTGCGCCTGGCCGACGGGCCGGACGAGGTGCACCGGGCGGCGATTGGCAAGTATGAAATCGGTAAATACATGCCGGCGCGCAAGGGGCATGGTTAA